One stretch of Haladaptatus sp. R4 DNA includes these proteins:
- a CDS encoding SHOCT domain-containing protein, whose amino-acid sequence MTDSATKSGFQSFGFTTLFVFGLGVVTFLAGNLTLAVVFWILMIIPVMLSLVSMDWGDDERSARFTDTRYDESKRDSPESVPPESESSVSNSPESTSPKPSRPSHATDNALAHLRRRYADGAMSEAQFEHGVERLLAAEGSQDEAVVALRNRYARGELTDEQFDRKYDRLRATSTVENAEESIERGTFSGDEYETES is encoded by the coding sequence ATGACCGATTCGGCAACCAAGAGCGGATTCCAATCCTTTGGGTTCACCACGCTCTTCGTCTTCGGTCTCGGAGTCGTGACGTTTCTCGCCGGGAATCTGACGCTTGCTGTGGTGTTTTGGATACTCATGATTATCCCAGTCATGCTGTCTCTTGTATCGATGGACTGGGGAGATGACGAACGATCCGCTCGTTTCACGGACACTCGATACGACGAGTCGAAACGAGATTCCCCGGAATCGGTCCCACCAGAATCGGAATCGTCTGTATCGAATTCACCGGAATCGACTTCTCCGAAGCCGTCGCGTCCCTCACACGCGACGGACAACGCGCTCGCCCACCTGCGCCGTCGGTACGCCGACGGCGCGATGAGCGAAGCCCAGTTCGAACACGGCGTCGAGCGACTGCTCGCCGCCGAGGGCAGCCAAGACGAGGCGGTCGTCGCGCTCCGGAACCGGTACGCTCGCGGCGAACTCACCGACGAGCAGTTCGACCGGAAGTACGACCGACTGCGAGCGACGAGCACCGTCGAAAATGCCGAAGAGTCGATCGAACGGGGCACGTTCTCCGGGGACGAGTATGAAACGGAATCGTGA
- a CDS encoding SLC13 family permease, whose product MLVVLGIILLAFVLFVTELFPVDVTALIILVLLMVFGHWTKVSPTEGLTGFSNEATITVLAMLILSESVRQTGAVQLLGHRVAGVVGDSQFRQVFATVGIAGSVSGFINDTPVVALLVPFASDLAHRGNTSPSKLMIPLSYAAMLGGTLTLIGTSTNLLASGLAQQLLGRSLGIFQFTPVGVVVLITGALYLVFVAPRLLPERVRPRETLLEEYEVEEYLAELVAPENSPLVGTPIADVPTEAGFGGEVKEVVREDTVLSPFSSKPVEPDDHFLITASRPDLTSLIEAEALNPLPTVGREPAVTEEMPDDGAESVLIEVVVPTDSALIGETIATSTTLRRYDATLVALQRGDVRLPRVREAEFAVGDLLLLQLPADELERVAETRDLIVARELPREDYRYDKIPVAIAILAAVVGLAALGFLEIQVAALAGVVAMVLSGTLSPTELYEGVDWTVIFLLAGVIPLGIAMENTGTAAFLGALVATSSRFLPTIAVLGVFYLTTVVLTNIISNNATVALMVPVAINAAREIGVNPLAFLLSVMFAASAAFMSPVGYQTNLFVYGPGGYRFTDFARVGVWLQIILAIVTPITIALYFGL is encoded by the coding sequence ATGCTCGTCGTCTTGGGAATCATCCTCCTCGCGTTCGTCCTCTTCGTCACCGAGTTGTTTCCCGTGGACGTGACGGCGCTCATCATCCTCGTCCTCCTAATGGTGTTCGGCCACTGGACGAAGGTGTCCCCGACGGAGGGACTCACCGGGTTTTCCAACGAGGCGACGATCACGGTCCTCGCCATGCTCATCCTCAGCGAGAGCGTGCGCCAAACGGGCGCAGTGCAACTGCTCGGCCATCGCGTCGCGGGCGTCGTCGGCGATAGCCAATTCAGACAGGTGTTCGCGACCGTCGGCATCGCCGGGTCCGTGTCGGGGTTCATCAACGACACGCCGGTCGTCGCCCTGCTCGTGCCCTTCGCCTCGGACCTGGCCCATCGTGGCAACACGTCGCCGTCGAAACTGATGATTCCGCTCTCCTACGCGGCCATGCTCGGCGGCACGCTCACTCTCATCGGCACCTCCACGAACCTGCTGGCGAGCGGCCTCGCACAGCAACTGTTGGGGCGCTCGCTCGGCATCTTCCAGTTCACGCCGGTTGGCGTCGTCGTCCTCATCACCGGGGCGCTCTACCTCGTCTTCGTCGCGCCACGTTTGCTTCCCGAGCGTGTTCGCCCGCGCGAAACGCTGTTGGAGGAGTACGAGGTCGAGGAGTATCTGGCCGAACTCGTCGCGCCGGAAAACTCGCCGCTCGTCGGGACACCCATCGCGGACGTGCCGACGGAAGCCGGGTTCGGCGGCGAAGTGAAAGAGGTCGTCCGGGAGGACACCGTCCTCTCGCCGTTTTCCAGCAAGCCTGTGGAACCGGACGACCACTTTCTCATCACGGCGAGTCGGCCCGACCTCACGTCGCTCATCGAAGCCGAGGCGTTGAACCCGTTGCCGACGGTGGGACGCGAACCCGCTGTCACCGAAGAGATGCCGGACGACGGTGCGGAAAGCGTCCTCATCGAGGTCGTCGTCCCGACCGATTCCGCGCTCATCGGCGAGACCATCGCGACGAGCACGACGCTCCGGCGCTACGACGCGACGCTCGTCGCCCTCCAGCGCGGGGACGTTCGCCTGCCGCGCGTCCGCGAAGCCGAGTTCGCCGTCGGGGACCTGCTGTTGCTCCAACTGCCCGCCGACGAACTGGAGCGCGTGGCCGAAACGCGCGACCTCATCGTCGCCCGCGAACTCCCGCGGGAGGACTACCGCTACGACAAGATACCTGTCGCCATCGCCATCCTCGCGGCCGTCGTCGGGTTGGCGGCGCTCGGATTCCTCGAAATCCAGGTCGCCGCGCTGGCGGGCGTCGTGGCGATGGTCCTCTCCGGGACGCTCTCGCCGACCGAACTGTACGAGGGCGTGGACTGGACCGTCATCTTCCTGCTCGCGGGCGTGATTCCGCTCGGCATCGCCATGGAGAACACCGGCACCGCCGCGTTCCTCGGTGCACTGGTCGCCACCTCCAGTCGGTTCCTCCCAACCATCGCCGTCCTCGGGGTGTTCTACCTGACGACCGTCGTCCTGACCAACATCATCAGCAACAACGCCACCGTCGCGCTCATGGTTCCCGTCGCCATCAACGCCGCCAGGGAGATCGGGGTGAATCCGCTCGCGTTCCTCCTCTCCGTGATGTTCGCCGCCAGCGCCGCGTTCATGAGCCCCGTCGGCTACCAGACCAACCTGTTCGTCTACGGCCCCGGTGGGTACCGATTCACCGACTTCGCCCGCGTCGGCGTGTGGTTGCAGATCATTTTGGCGATCGTGACGCCGATAACGATCGCGCTCTATTTCGGGCTGTGA
- a CDS encoding glycosyltransferase family A protein: MPRISVIIPTYNDEDDIGRTLDSLRAQTFQDFEVIVVDDGDDGTADIVRESPYRVVERTTTGIASALNRGIDEAEGEYIARHDADDTSHPERFEKQTEFLDEHPDVGVLGTGAYIVEDGEIRARRRVLERVPREAFFEKNHLVHGSVMMRRDVLDDVDYYDERLDHIEDLDLWVRIAETSTIANIDEPLYDFTVHEESVYAERFEEVLLLHKFIKERESGIPKEVEQAVYDGDPSAILPHMENDIATLHRTMAIEHLRYGRLREARKVISNSITEGMSAIDLPLYILSLTSPATAKRVADMYRKILNWRIARQNKHLSPVSSPR, translated from the coding sequence ATGCCTCGTATATCGGTCATCATTCCAACATACAATGACGAGGATGATATCGGGAGAACGTTGGATTCCCTTCGAGCGCAAACATTCCAAGATTTCGAAGTGATCGTCGTGGATGATGGTGACGATGGAACTGCGGACATCGTTCGCGAATCGCCGTATCGCGTCGTGGAACGGACGACTACCGGTATCGCGAGTGCACTGAATCGCGGAATCGACGAAGCGGAAGGCGAGTACATCGCTCGTCACGATGCGGACGACACGTCGCACCCGGAACGGTTCGAGAAACAGACAGAGTTCCTCGACGAACATCCCGATGTCGGTGTGCTTGGCACCGGTGCATACATCGTCGAAGACGGGGAGATACGTGCGCGACGACGGGTTTTAGAACGGGTTCCGCGGGAGGCGTTCTTCGAAAAGAACCATCTCGTCCACGGAAGCGTCATGATGCGACGTGACGTACTCGACGATGTCGATTATTACGATGAACGGCTTGACCATATCGAGGATCTTGACCTATGGGTTCGAATCGCCGAAACGTCGACCATCGCAAACATCGACGAACCGTTGTACGACTTCACCGTTCACGAGGAGAGCGTCTATGCGGAACGGTTCGAAGAGGTGCTGTTACTCCACAAATTTATCAAGGAACGTGAGTCGGGAATCCCGAAGGAAGTCGAACAAGCGGTCTACGACGGTGACCCGTCCGCAATCCTTCCCCACATGGAGAACGATATCGCCACGCTCCATCGAACGATGGCGATAGAACACCTCCGCTACGGCCGACTGCGGGAAGCGCGGAAGGTGATCTCCAACTCGATTACGGAGGGGATGAGCGCCATCGACCTCCCACTCTACATCCTTTCGCTCACCTCTCCTGCGACGGCCAAGCGTGTCGCCGACATGTATCGAAAGATCCTCAATTGGCGGATAGCACGCCAAAACAAGCATTTGAGTCCAGTTTCGTCGCCCCGATAG
- a CDS encoding VOC family protein — translation MSNSDHDIYPMPLFPQLTVSNVEESTAWYETLGFEVIYSMPVMSHVRYRKYADIMLVAERDDGDEESGSWNEESPQTPARGNGVATYITVEDESVDDVAERAEENGIEISVSPHETDWNTRETTVHDPDGYELVFSERAETDRDFGDVMGSVEE, via the coding sequence ATGTCGAATTCCGATCACGATATCTATCCGATGCCGCTGTTTCCGCAGTTGACCGTCTCGAACGTCGAGGAATCCACGGCGTGGTACGAGACGCTGGGATTCGAGGTCATCTACTCGATGCCCGTGATGTCCCACGTCCGGTACCGCAAGTACGCCGACATCATGCTCGTCGCGGAGCGGGACGACGGGGACGAGGAATCCGGGTCCTGGAACGAGGAATCCCCGCAAACGCCCGCTCGCGGGAACGGCGTCGCCACGTACATCACCGTCGAGGACGAGTCCGTCGACGACGTGGCGGAGCGGGCCGAGGAGAACGGAATCGAGATTTCCGTCTCTCCCCACGAGACCGACTGGAACACGCGCGAAACGACGGTTCACGACCCGGACGGCTACGAACTCGTCTTCTCGGAACGGGCCGAGACGGACAGGGATTTCGGGGACGTGATGGGGTCGGTCGAGGAGTAG
- a CDS encoding universal stress protein: MNDSILIPTDGAETTDAAIEHGLRLAAKTGATVYALYVIDMPQLGVANADEGLSGLVDLLEEEGKAATAAVAERARGYDVQVTEAMEAGVPFREILDYADDHDVSLISMGTGKHGRLESYVVGSTARKVSRLSECPVLTVRTTDERRRRSTRTSSFR; encoded by the coding sequence ATGAACGATTCGATTCTCATACCGACCGACGGCGCGGAGACGACGGACGCGGCAATCGAGCACGGGTTACGACTCGCGGCGAAAACCGGCGCGACGGTCTACGCGTTGTACGTCATCGACATGCCGCAACTGGGCGTGGCGAACGCCGACGAGGGACTTTCCGGCCTCGTCGATCTGCTCGAAGAGGAAGGGAAAGCGGCGACGGCCGCGGTCGCCGAGCGGGCACGCGGGTACGACGTCCAGGTGACGGAAGCGATGGAGGCGGGCGTTCCCTTCCGGGAAATCCTCGACTACGCCGACGACCACGACGTCAGCCTGATTTCGATGGGGACCGGCAAACACGGTCGCCTCGAATCCTACGTCGTCGGAAGCACGGCGCGCAAAGTGAGTCGGCTCTCGGAGTGTCCCGTCTTGACGGTTCGGACGACGGACGAACGACGACGACGGAGTACGAGAACGTCCTCCTTCCGATAG
- a CDS encoding lipopolysaccharide biosynthesis protein, with product MAEIETMSLGWESIKGLLAKGVMATFGFAGTVIFARLFDPSAFGGFYFLLSIVFLVDQPVRGIGFAVKKRFSEDGSAKSELLGLIFCLNVVLFFLCGAVVGTTNLVVDHTNVPMARWVFFSIWISLAFFFPLQGLLKARGNPSLATWLDTLRSVLTLPLQIAFILAGLGAAGMGFGLATATFLTVPITYYFLDLSPSLPSFGVVKSVWSYARYTMPSFLIGETYDRLDILLLGTILTQAVVSDYEVAMKLTLPAIFLTGAITNGLMPKISNIHSRRGDPSGDISNALSYSSIVSIPIFFGALSMAQNWSSRPTGGSTRMHRRFSLGSHSSVSSRHSRISIRAHCRDSTNRISISEYRSSRWRSTSYWGCC from the coding sequence ATGGCTGAAATAGAAACGATGTCTCTCGGCTGGGAGTCAATCAAAGGACTCCTTGCGAAAGGCGTGATGGCGACTTTTGGATTCGCTGGGACGGTCATTTTCGCTCGTCTGTTCGACCCGAGCGCGTTCGGCGGCTTTTACTTCCTGCTCTCGATCGTGTTTCTCGTCGATCAGCCAGTTCGTGGAATCGGTTTCGCGGTGAAAAAACGGTTCTCCGAGGACGGGAGCGCGAAGTCGGAACTACTGGGACTGATCTTCTGCCTGAACGTTGTCCTGTTCTTCCTCTGTGGAGCAGTGGTTGGAACGACGAATCTCGTCGTGGACCATACGAACGTCCCGATGGCTCGATGGGTGTTTTTCTCCATTTGGATCTCACTCGCGTTTTTCTTCCCGCTACAGGGGCTCCTCAAAGCACGAGGGAACCCGTCGCTCGCCACCTGGTTGGACACACTTCGATCGGTTCTGACGCTTCCACTGCAAATTGCGTTCATTCTCGCTGGGTTAGGTGCCGCGGGGATGGGATTCGGACTGGCTACCGCGACCTTCTTGACGGTCCCCATAACGTACTATTTTCTAGATCTCTCTCCGAGTCTCCCGTCGTTCGGCGTCGTGAAATCCGTCTGGTCCTACGCGAGATATACGATGCCATCGTTCCTCATCGGGGAGACGTACGACCGGTTGGACATCCTCCTCCTCGGAACGATCCTAACGCAGGCGGTGGTCAGCGACTACGAAGTGGCGATGAAACTCACGCTCCCCGCGATATTCCTGACGGGAGCGATCACCAATGGTCTGATGCCGAAGATCTCCAACATTCACAGCCGACGAGGGGACCCGTCCGGGGATATCTCCAATGCACTCTCCTATTCGAGTATCGTCTCCATTCCGATCTTTTTCGGTGCGCTATCGATGGCTCAAAACTGGTCGTCACGACCTACGGGGGGAAGTACGCGGATGCATCGACGTTTCTCGTTGGGCTCGCACTCTTCCGTGTCATCCAGACACAGTCGGATATCTATTCGAGCACACTGTCGGGACTCGACAAACCGAATCTCGATCTCAGAATATCGGTCGTCACGTTGGCGATCAACATCGTATTGGGGTTGCTGTTGA
- a CDS encoding glycosyltransferase: MNRLAKAAAVVIAVAAIPYFCFLALYGYLRPDGSPARKRQAEPTVSIILPTYNEADIIEKKLDDLLELDYPMEKVELVVVDSSDDETPELIREYFADREHPSLNLIEESERRGLAPALNDAYAAAENEMVVKTDCDSYTANDVLRVAAANLADPEVAAVTGQNADVLGGSEVEAGYRGVQAHIQTLESHLDSTLIFHGPFSAFENDAIVPIDPESLADDTELALKIRRNGKRVIFDPEIRYSEASHSDFRKRRLQKDRRGMGLIRLLAQHRDALGKHGKYGGVVLPFNWWFMIVSPWLLALGIGLLTGAALVAAGPFGLVVPGGLGAFVKLGGSDRLGPLQPVYAIFDTQVSLFRASLELLRGEGDGTWEIDEELREAFE; the protein is encoded by the coding sequence ATGAACCGGCTTGCAAAGGCCGCGGCGGTCGTCATCGCCGTCGCCGCGATTCCGTATTTTTGCTTCCTCGCCCTGTACGGGTACCTTCGCCCGGACGGCTCACCCGCCCGGAAACGGCAGGCTGAACCGACCGTAAGCATCATCCTTCCGACATACAACGAGGCGGATATCATCGAGAAGAAACTGGACGACCTGCTCGAACTCGACTACCCGATGGAGAAGGTCGAACTCGTCGTCGTGGATTCGAGCGACGACGAGACGCCCGAACTGATCCGCGAGTACTTCGCCGACCGCGAACACCCGTCGCTGAACCTCATCGAAGAGAGCGAGCGACGTGGACTCGCACCCGCGCTCAACGACGCTTACGCCGCCGCCGAGAACGAGATGGTGGTCAAGACCGACTGTGACTCTTACACCGCGAACGACGTGCTTCGCGTCGCGGCCGCGAACCTCGCCGACCCGGAGGTCGCCGCAGTGACCGGCCAGAACGCGGACGTGCTCGGCGGAAGCGAAGTCGAGGCGGGCTATCGCGGCGTCCAAGCACACATCCAGACGCTCGAATCGCATCTCGACTCGACGCTGATATTCCACGGACCGTTCTCTGCGTTCGAGAACGACGCCATCGTTCCCATCGACCCGGAGTCGCTCGCCGACGACACGGAACTCGCGTTGAAGATTCGTCGCAACGGCAAGCGCGTGATCTTCGACCCGGAGATCCGCTACAGCGAGGCCTCTCATTCGGACTTCCGAAAACGACGTCTCCAGAAGGATCGCCGCGGTATGGGATTGATTCGGCTACTCGCCCAACACCGCGATGCGCTCGGAAAACACGGAAAATACGGTGGCGTCGTGCTCCCCTTCAACTGGTGGTTCATGATCGTCTCGCCGTGGCTACTCGCGCTCGGAATCGGACTCCTGACCGGGGCTGCACTGGTCGCGGCGGGACCGTTCGGTCTCGTCGTCCCCGGTGGACTCGGTGCGTTCGTCAAACTCGGCGGGAGCGATCGACTCGGCCCGCTTCAACCTGTGTACGCCATCTTCGACACGCAAGTCTCGCTGTTCCGCGCGAGTTTGGAGTTGTTACGTGGTGAAGGCGATGGAACGTGGGAAATAGACGAGGAGCTACGGGAGGCGTTCGAATAG
- a CDS encoding universal stress protein — protein sequence MSRLDGSDDGRTTTTEYENVLLPIDGTQGSERAIDECAEFAAEYDAFVHVLYVIDSRVARSGSLMELMESESKRACGDAVSRVTSEGAQARQETRHGRPAEQILDYVDDHDVDCIVMGTHGRTGIDRFVMGSVAETVLRRATIPVLTVRDSGEE from the coding sequence GTGTCCCGTCTTGACGGTTCGGACGACGGACGAACGACGACGACGGAGTACGAGAACGTCCTCCTTCCGATAGATGGAACCCAAGGATCGGAGCGAGCGATCGACGAGTGTGCCGAGTTCGCCGCCGAGTACGACGCGTTCGTCCACGTCCTCTACGTCATCGATTCGCGGGTCGCCCGGTCGGGGTCGCTCATGGAACTCATGGAGAGCGAGAGCAAGCGCGCGTGCGGTGACGCCGTCTCGCGGGTCACGAGCGAGGGCGCACAGGCCAGACAGGAAACCCGTCACGGACGCCCCGCCGAGCAAATCCTCGACTACGTAGACGACCACGACGTAGACTGCATCGTCATGGGAACCCACGGTCGAACCGGCATCGACAGGTTCGTGATGGGAAGCGTGGCCGAGACGGTGCTCCGACGGGCGACGATTCCCGTGCTCACCGTGCGCGATTCGGGTGAGGAGTGA